The following proteins come from a genomic window of Chitinivibrionia bacterium:
- a CDS encoding polysaccharide deacetylase family protein, whose translation MIFTALAVLLLPLLLGFFAGLLVPPNKNVGVLLFHRISKGIPLSLSQVSAAQFEVFCTQLSLSRKKAVLFSEFTMQKDEVCICFDDGHKSVFDLAFPILKKYGFTATVFAASGIAGGEKIADFYSTKNMMNAENLQELSQNGWEIASHGVRHLDLTLLNDETLAQELLNSKNELENAIFDRDKADRGDKACLVSTLSFPYGGWNERVIEQAKKYGYEKFAVYRKHKFADGKNIIPATAIYPFDDKKDMQSKICGEIRGTTVVLSTLVPHFAKGTPIFFGSKFYNLRRKTVNKRNLV comes from the coding sequence ATGATTTTTACAGCGTTAGCTGTTTTATTGTTGCCGCTTTTGCTTGGTTTTTTTGCGGGACTTCTTGTGCCCCCAAATAAAAATGTGGGCGTTCTACTTTTTCACAGAATATCAAAGGGGATACCTCTGTCGCTTTCGCAGGTTTCGGCGGCGCAGTTTGAAGTTTTTTGTACTCAGCTTTCTCTCTCTCGAAAAAAAGCGGTTTTATTCAGCGAATTTACAATGCAAAAAGACGAGGTTTGTATCTGCTTTGACGACGGGCACAAGTCTGTCTTTGATTTGGCATTTCCCATACTTAAAAAATACGGGTTTACGGCGACGGTTTTTGCGGCGAGCGGGATAGCGGGCGGCGAAAAGATAGCGGATTTTTACAGCACAAAAAATATGATGAATGCCGAAAATTTGCAAGAATTAAGTCAAAACGGCTGGGAAATAGCAAGCCACGGAGTTCGGCATTTGGATTTAACGCTTCTTAACGATGAGACATTGGCGCAGGAATTGCTTAATTCCAAAAACGAATTAGAGAATGCAATATTTGACAGAGACAAGGCGGATAGGGGAGACAAGGCATGCCTTGTCTCTACGTTGTCCTTTCCTTACGGGGGGTGGAATGAGAGGGTGATAGAACAGGCAAAGAAATACGGCTACGAAAAATTTGCGGTTTACAGAAAGCACAAATTTGCCGACGGAAAAAATATTATTCCTGCGACGGCGATTTATCCGTTTGACGATAAAAAAGATATGCAAAGTAAAATTTGCGGAGAAATCAGAGGGACGACCGTCGTTCTTTCGACGCTTGTTCCACATTTTGCAAAAGGTACGCCGATTTTTTTCGGCAGTAAATTTTATAACTTGCGGAGAAAAACGGTAAATAAGCGAAATTTGGTAT